Proteins co-encoded in one Gammaproteobacteria bacterium genomic window:
- a CDS encoding Trm112 family protein, protein MPIDKKLLEILCCPVTKVPVKRLPKKKLQQLNEQIAQGQVRYVDGSPLESPLEDALITETGTTIYRVDSSIPVMLEDKGIITDQLQDF, encoded by the coding sequence GCTCGAGATTCTTTGCTGTCCGGTGACCAAGGTACCGGTCAAGAGACTTCCGAAGAAGAAGTTGCAACAGTTAAACGAGCAAATCGCACAGGGTCAAGTGCGCTACGTTGACGGTAGTCCGCTCGAATCGCCCCTTGAAGATGCATTGATTACAGAAACGGGGACTACAATTTACCGAGTCGATTCAAGCATTCCGGTAATGTTGGAAGATAAAGGGATCATCACCGATCAACTACAAGATTTTTAG